From the genome of Miscanthus floridulus cultivar M001 chromosome 10, ASM1932011v1, whole genome shotgun sequence, one region includes:
- the LOC136485431 gene encoding agmatine coumaroyltransferase-2-like — protein sequence MKITVQSSKVVTPSCSGGRPSGDPEAVPLTVFDKVNYDLYAYGLYFFRPPAPRSSVLEAGLGAALAEYPEWAGRLGFDARGNRAILLNGAGACFVEATADVPLDSVMPLQPATSETLSLHPSGEDDDAVDVDGELMLVQVTRFTCGSFVVGTAAQHLVADGLAFRSFVNAWGQATRGAAIDPVPVHDRVSFFVRRDPPRVEFEHRGAEYKQPRTETQAGSRKSRSNVDDKVVMHSVNFSREFVAELKKRASAGAPGPYSTLQCVAAHLWRCVTKARRLDGCTGTELRISVNGRARMHHPRVPEGYTGNVVLWARTTTTAGYLVRRPLREVVEVVSKAVAAMDDAYFRSFIDFASSGVVEEEGLVPTAEVDPSETMLSPNVQVQSLPGLPFQDFDFGCGPPFFFMPSYPPVEGVIFIVSSFSGDGSVDAYVPLFSQAMDIFKNSCHSLSAADARL from the coding sequence ATGAAGATCACCGTGCAGTCGTCGAAGGTCGTCACGCCCAGCTGCAGCGGCGGTCGTCCTTCCGGCGATCCCGAGGCTGTTCCGCTCACGGTATTCGACAAGGTGAACTACGACCTTTACGCCTATGGCTTATACTTCTTCCGCCCGCCAGCGCCGCGGAGCTCTGTTCTTGAGGCCGGGCTCGGCGCAGCGCTGGCCGAGTACCCAGAGTGGGCCGGGCGGCTCGGCTTCGACGCACGTGGCAACCGCGCCATCCTGCTCAACGGCGCAGGCGCGTGCTTCGTCGAGGCCACGGCCGACGTCCCGCTCGACAGCGTCATGCCGCTGCAGCCAGCGACTTCCGAGACGCTGAGCCTGCACCCGAGCGGtgaggacgacgacgccgtcgacgTCGACGGAGAGCTCATGCTTGTGCAGGTCACGCGGTTCACCTGCGGCTCCTTCGTCGTGGGCACGGCCGCGCAGCATCTCGTGGCCGACGGCCTCGCCTTCCGCAGCTTCGTGAACGCCTGGGGCCAGGCCACGCGCGGCGCCGCCATCGACCCCGTGCCCGTGCACGACCGCGTGTCCTTCTTCGTGCGACGGGACCCGCCCCGCGTCGAGTTCGAGCACCGCGGCGCCGAGTACAAGCAGCCTCGCACGGAGACGCAGGCCGGCAGcaggaagtcaaggagcaatgtcGACGACAAGGTGGTGATGCATAGCGTGAACTTCAGCCGAGAGTTCGTCGCCGAGCTCAAGAAACGGGCGTCCGCGGGGGCGCCGGGGCCGTACAGCACCCTGCAGTGCGTGGCCGCGCACCTGTGGCGGTGCGTCACGAAGGCGCGCAGGTTAGACGGGTGCACGGGTACCGAGCTCCGCATCTCCGTGAACGGGCGCGCGCGGATGCATCATCCGCGAGTGCCCGAAGGGTACACCGGCAACGTCGTGCTCTGGGCGCGGACGACCACGACCGCGGGCTACCTGGTTAGGAGACCCCTCCGGGAAGTCGTGGAGGTCGTGTCCaaggcggtggccgccatggacgACGCCTATTTCAGGTCCTTCATAGACTTCGCAAGCTCCGGGGTAGTGGAGGAGGAAGGGCTGGTGCCGACGGCAGAGGTAGACCCGTCGGAGACGATGCTGAGCCCGAACGTCCAGGTGCAAAGCCTGCCGGGGCTCCCGTTCCAGGACTTTGACTTCGGCTGTGGGCCGCCATTCTTCTTCATGCCAAGTTACCCGCCGGTGGAGGGCGTTATTTTCATCGTGTCGTCTTTCTCCGGCGATGGCAGTGTCGACGCCTACGTCCCTCTCTTCAGCCAAGCAATGGACATCTTCAAGAACAGCTGCCACTCCCTGTCTGCAGCAGACGCGCGACTTTAG